One window from the genome of Leptospira johnsonii encodes:
- a CDS encoding cell envelope biogenesis protein OmpA has protein sequence MFGKFFPFLGLLGVLYSSSVSANSLISTESGSFSPNWDGVSDILRFKIQTSSLPKLQDWELTIRSASGETVRKFEAGKIRKKGFTLFSDDNEFAPEDIYLPSILEWDGENENGIPVGDGYYTYQLFLLTTNKERILSEESTFYLDARPPKAEANCKTKLLLSDDRNLSKIIIQQKTSGESADIFIGEFLDFEGRSLKAYTWRTREVPFQLVWDGTDSNGKPVPPGLYTYKLTGRDPAGNESVDKIENLTIKNESSGVDLNVEGYLFPSDPNNPLNRIKFYSYVSSKLRSDSYELEIFKNEVKEDNLVYSQKSLGEPPAELIWEPKNKENKPLGPGTYLYRLTVHNKYDKHISVPKKFQLSDQRPKFSYDVSPSGFTPDGDWQKDLVEIRLRSKGLPIESWKINIMESYFDGDKQEERIVRSWNGTGNGPDKLIWYGLDDQGRRIGSLAELRFVLSYKDVFGGEEELELGDIKTDILVVKEKEGFRFSVPNRIYEDKWWTLPSKLKSVLNKFPGYKAELQIHTSHRGDDEYNLRASEEKAKKVFQSLFGKDYEFGRYRFRGYGETLPLIPGNGAYEVDRNERVDFFLSVGK, from the coding sequence ATGTTCGGAAAATTTTTTCCTTTTTTAGGTCTTCTGGGAGTTCTATACTCCTCCTCGGTTTCCGCAAATTCGCTCATCAGCACGGAATCCGGCTCATTTTCTCCGAACTGGGACGGGGTCTCTGACATTCTCCGATTCAAGATACAAACTTCTTCTTTGCCAAAACTCCAAGACTGGGAGTTAACGATCAGAAGCGCCTCAGGGGAAACCGTACGAAAATTCGAAGCAGGTAAGATCAGAAAGAAAGGGTTCACACTTTTTTCAGACGACAACGAATTTGCGCCGGAAGATATTTATCTGCCTTCTATCCTAGAATGGGATGGAGAGAATGAAAACGGAATTCCAGTTGGAGATGGATATTACACTTATCAGTTATTCTTACTCACTACAAACAAAGAAAGGATCCTCTCCGAAGAGTCTACATTCTACTTGGATGCGAGACCTCCCAAAGCAGAAGCAAATTGTAAAACCAAATTATTATTAAGCGATGATAGGAATTTGTCTAAGATCATCATACAACAAAAAACATCCGGAGAATCCGCAGATATTTTCATCGGAGAATTTTTAGACTTCGAAGGAAGATCCTTAAAAGCTTATACTTGGAGAACTAGAGAGGTTCCTTTTCAACTCGTGTGGGACGGAACGGATTCCAATGGTAAGCCTGTGCCTCCAGGTCTTTATACTTATAAACTAACAGGCAGAGATCCCGCAGGAAACGAATCCGTCGATAAGATCGAAAATCTGACTATAAAAAACGAATCTTCCGGAGTGGATCTAAATGTAGAAGGATATCTATTTCCTTCCGATCCAAACAATCCTTTAAATCGTATTAAATTTTACTCATACGTGTCCTCCAAATTGAGATCGGATTCTTATGAATTGGAAATTTTTAAGAATGAAGTAAAAGAGGACAATTTAGTCTACTCCCAAAAATCCTTAGGAGAACCTCCTGCAGAACTGATCTGGGAACCTAAAAATAAGGAAAATAAACCTTTAGGTCCGGGAACTTATCTATACCGTCTAACGGTGCATAACAAATACGATAAACACATAAGTGTTCCTAAAAAATTCCAACTTTCCGACCAGAGACCAAAATTCTCCTACGACGTCTCTCCCAGCGGATTTACGCCGGATGGAGATTGGCAAAAAGATCTCGTCGAGATCCGTCTAAGATCCAAAGGACTTCCAATCGAATCCTGGAAGATCAATATTATGGAATCTTATTTCGATGGAGATAAACAAGAAGAAAGGATCGTCCGAAGCTGGAACGGGACAGGAAACGGTCCAGACAAATTGATCTGGTACGGATTAGACGATCAAGGCAGAAGAATAGGATCCCTCGCAGAACTAAGATTTGTTCTCTCTTATAAAGACGTTTTCGGCGGAGAAGAAGAATTAGAACTCGGAGATATCAAAACCGATATCCTTGTCGTAAAAGAAAAAGAAGGATTCAGATTCTCCGTCCCAAATCGTATCTACGAAGACAAATGGTGGACATTACCTTCTAAACTAAAATCGGTCTTAAACAAATTTCCAGGATATAAAGCTGAACTGCAAATCCACACATCTCACAGAGGGGACGACGAATATAATCTAAGAGCTTCGGAAGAAAAAGCGAAGAAGGTATTCCAGTCCTTATTCGGAAAAGATTATGAATTCGGAAGATATAGATTCAGAGGTTACGGGGAAACCTTACCTTTGATCCCAGGAAACGGAGCTTACGAAGTGGATCGGAACGAAAGAGTAGATTTCTTTCTAAGCGTAGGAAAATAA
- a CDS encoding PilZ domain-containing protein, with the protein MAGTNSLFDDKYEYRDPSQQKRKNARVKITIDGDFIVKGKTQKFPVFIVDIGTGGAGLETRTSVFEGDRIILYGNINGKNMELESEVIRVSGKKANVIFISLSDEDKDLIQDLIHKKFFDKDKKPLS; encoded by the coding sequence ATGGCGGGCACTAATTCCCTTTTCGATGACAAATACGAATACCGGGACCCTTCTCAACAGAAGAGGAAGAACGCTCGTGTCAAAATCACCATCGACGGCGATTTTATAGTTAAAGGTAAGACCCAAAAATTTCCAGTATTCATCGTTGATATAGGAACAGGAGGAGCAGGCTTAGAGACCCGCACTTCCGTTTTCGAAGGAGACCGGATCATCCTGTACGGAAATATCAACGGCAAAAATATGGAACTTGAGTCTGAAGTGATCCGAGTCTCCGGAAAAAAAGCGAACGTAATCTTCATTAGCCTTTCCGACGAAGACAAAGATCTTATCCAAGACCTGATCCACAAAAAGTTCTTCGACAAAGACAAAAAGCCTCTATCTTAA
- a CDS encoding NRDE family protein produces the protein MCTSLIYRDPSKGILGVGFNRDESVKRKPSLFPQLLESNSGKAIAPIDGEAGGTWIGVTQTGEIICLVNYYEATLKLLRNPVSRGLLVRSVLLGERTPESYTDSELERYYPFKLFKVSREKTEIFIWDGKSYQTETDSETFAVFGSSFTQGPKAQVVRKETFDSNFRPSSLPDATGFTNIAKSFLSSHLPEQGALSPCMHRRDAHSVSRTVIVLDGASVYFSYKNSQPCEEGPEEDYNFTLTEFRTSA, from the coding sequence ATGTGCACTTCTTTGATCTATAGAGATCCGAGCAAAGGAATACTCGGAGTCGGATTTAACAGAGACGAATCCGTGAAAAGGAAACCTTCTCTTTTTCCCCAACTACTTGAATCCAATTCTGGAAAAGCAATTGCACCAATCGACGGAGAGGCAGGAGGCACTTGGATCGGAGTCACCCAAACAGGAGAAATTATCTGTCTAGTGAATTACTACGAAGCCACCTTAAAATTACTGCGCAATCCCGTAAGCAGAGGACTTCTGGTCCGTTCCGTACTTTTAGGAGAAAGAACTCCCGAGTCTTATACGGACTCCGAACTGGAAAGATATTATCCGTTCAAACTATTCAAGGTAAGCAGAGAGAAGACCGAAATTTTTATTTGGGATGGTAAGTCCTACCAAACCGAGACAGACTCAGAAACATTTGCGGTTTTCGGAAGTTCATTCACTCAAGGACCCAAGGCCCAAGTCGTAAGAAAGGAGACCTTCGATTCAAATTTTCGCCCTTCTTCCCTTCCGGATGCCACAGGGTTTACAAATATAGCTAAGTCATTTTTATCTTCTCACCTACCGGAGCAAGGCGCTCTATCGCCTTGTATGCATAGAAGAGACGCACATTCCGTTTCCAGAACTGTAATCGTTTTGGACGGGGCTTCCGTTTATTTCTCTTACAAGAATTCTCAGCCTTGTGAAGAAGGACCGGAAGAAGATTACAATTTCACTTTGACTGAATTTCGAACTTCTGCATGA
- a CDS encoding copper-transporting P-type ATPase, whose translation MDEHSNHKHSHHPVAQKVSEPVKPFRKTEYVCPMHPEIRRDKPGDCPICGMTLVPQGGDPDSDAEDKETHSLFIKFVLSTILTLPLFLLATLEMFFPHSISEFTLGFGDHIQFVLSSLVFWGPGFFLVRKGIISFKTMNLNMYSLIVIGVGAAYLFSTAALFFSDFFPDALHSHGKAALYFEAASVILTLVILGEYLQVRAQRRTGGAIQALLGLSPKTAHLLEGNSEREIQIEEIRVGDRLRVKPGEKIPIDGKIEEGSSYVEESMLTGEPVPVKKEKGDRVFGATVNQTGSFVLRADKVGSETALSQIIHMVEEAQRSKAPIQGLADRVAGWLVPFVLLISVITFCVWYFFGPEPSLSYAVLNSLSVLIIACPCALGLATPISVMVGVGIGAQNGILIRNAEALEKTEKGTVLFTDKTGTLTEGRPRVTEIYPENEQILKLASALESRSEHPIAKAIVRKAEESGIQIPDVVDFSSITGNGVTGKIEGKSAYVGKKKFWNVKEIPQDLLKNEEVFLNQGKTVVWVAEEEKYLGIICVTDPIKETTPKAVSDIRSFGIRIVMLTGDAKASAKKVGDQIGIKEIYSELSPEGKKEIVKSAKKENEILLVAGDGINDAPALSESDVGIAMGSGTEIAIQSASITLVKGDLLGISKVIRLSKATMKNIKMNLFFSFAYNFLGIPIAAGLLYPFFGILLSPMLAGAAMSLSSVSVVMNALRLRKTEL comes from the coding sequence ATGGACGAACATTCTAATCACAAGCATAGTCATCATCCAGTAGCGCAAAAGGTCTCAGAACCTGTAAAACCCTTCAGAAAAACGGAATATGTTTGTCCGATGCACCCGGAAATACGTCGAGATAAACCTGGAGACTGTCCTATTTGCGGGATGACTTTGGTCCCTCAAGGTGGAGATCCGGATTCCGATGCCGAAGATAAGGAGACCCATTCCTTATTTATTAAATTTGTATTATCTACTATCTTGACCCTCCCTTTATTTCTTCTGGCGACATTGGAGATGTTTTTTCCTCATTCCATTTCCGAATTCACTCTTGGCTTTGGAGATCATATACAATTCGTCTTATCTTCTTTGGTATTTTGGGGACCCGGGTTCTTTTTGGTGAGAAAAGGGATAATCTCCTTCAAGACTATGAACCTGAACATGTACAGTCTGATCGTGATAGGAGTAGGGGCAGCTTACTTATTCTCCACCGCAGCTCTTTTCTTTTCCGATTTTTTTCCGGACGCTCTTCATTCTCACGGTAAGGCAGCTTTATATTTTGAAGCAGCTTCAGTTATTCTCACCTTAGTTATATTAGGCGAATACCTTCAGGTTAGAGCGCAGAGAAGGACTGGAGGAGCGATCCAGGCACTCTTAGGGTTATCTCCTAAAACCGCTCATTTATTGGAAGGAAATTCGGAAAGAGAGATCCAAATAGAAGAGATCCGAGTAGGGGATAGACTTAGAGTTAAACCGGGAGAAAAAATCCCGATCGACGGCAAGATAGAAGAAGGTTCTAGCTATGTGGAAGAGTCTATGCTGACCGGAGAACCAGTTCCTGTAAAAAAAGAAAAAGGGGATCGTGTCTTCGGGGCCACAGTCAACCAAACCGGAAGTTTCGTTTTGAGAGCGGACAAAGTAGGATCCGAAACGGCTCTATCACAAATCATTCATATGGTGGAGGAAGCTCAGAGAAGCAAGGCACCTATACAAGGTTTGGCGGATCGTGTTGCCGGATGGCTCGTTCCTTTTGTTCTTCTCATCTCAGTCATTACTTTTTGTGTTTGGTATTTTTTCGGCCCGGAGCCTTCTCTTTCTTACGCGGTTTTAAATTCATTATCCGTTCTGATCATCGCTTGTCCTTGTGCTTTAGGACTTGCGACCCCTATTTCCGTAATGGTGGGAGTGGGTATCGGGGCTCAGAACGGGATCTTGATACGTAATGCGGAAGCATTGGAAAAAACGGAGAAGGGAACAGTTCTATTTACAGATAAAACCGGAACATTGACGGAAGGACGCCCTAGAGTGACGGAAATTTATCCGGAGAATGAGCAGATCTTAAAATTGGCCTCTGCTTTAGAATCTAGGAGCGAACATCCGATCGCCAAAGCGATCGTTCGTAAAGCGGAAGAGTCCGGCATTCAGATTCCTGATGTGGTTGATTTCTCTTCGATTACGGGTAACGGAGTCACCGGCAAAATAGAAGGTAAATCCGCATACGTAGGTAAAAAGAAATTTTGGAACGTAAAAGAAATACCTCAAGATCTTTTAAAGAATGAAGAAGTTTTTTTAAATCAAGGAAAAACAGTGGTTTGGGTCGCCGAAGAGGAAAAATATCTAGGCATCATCTGTGTTACAGACCCGATCAAAGAGACTACTCCTAAGGCTGTTTCGGATATCAGATCTTTTGGTATAAGGATCGTGATGCTTACCGGGGATGCAAAAGCTTCCGCTAAAAAAGTGGGGGACCAGATAGGGATAAAGGAAATCTATTCCGAATTAAGTCCTGAAGGAAAGAAGGAGATTGTAAAATCGGCCAAAAAAGAAAATGAGATCCTGCTGGTTGCAGGTGACGGTATTAATGATGCTCCGGCGCTATCCGAATCAGACGTAGGGATCGCCATGGGATCCGGAACGGAAATCGCCATCCAAAGTGCGTCTATTACTTTGGTTAAGGGAGATCTATTAGGAATATCTAAAGTGATCCGTTTAAGTAAAGCGACTATGAAGAATATAAAAATGAACCTATTCTTTTCATTCGCTTATAACTTTTTGGGAATACCTATCGCTGCAGGACTACTGTATCCTTTTTTCGGGATCTTACTCTCTCCTATGCTAGCAGGAGCTGCTATGAGTCTCAGTTCAGTTTCAGTAGTGATGAACGCTCTTCGTCTCAGAAAAACGGAATTATGA